One genomic segment of Cinclus cinclus chromosome 31, bCinCin1.1, whole genome shotgun sequence includes these proteins:
- the LOC134055209 gene encoding putative small proline-rich protein 5, translated as MCSRGSCHDYESSCHGSRSSCLRSWFSCHSSRSSCHEPEPSCRYPQGQPVQKCTYVKPCCPPVQRYCPPVPCCPPVQRYCPPVPCCPPVPYCPPVPYCPQYTKNIWNLPPACPKY; from the coding sequence ATGTGCTCCCGCGGTTCCTGCCACGACTACGAGTCCTCCTGCCACGGGTCCCGCTCCTCCTGCCTCCGTTCCTGGTTCTCCTGCCACTCATCCCGCTCCTCCTGCCACGAGCCGGAGCCTTCCTGCCGCTACCCCCAGGGACAACCGGTGCAGAAATGCACCTACGTGAAGCCCTGCTGTCCTCCCGTGCAGCGCtattgtccccctgtcccctgctgtccccccgTGCAGCGCtattgtccccctgtcccctgctgtccccctgtcccctaCTGCCCCCCTGTCCCCTACTGCCCCCAGTACACCAAGAACATCTGGAACCTTCCACCGGCGTGTCCCAAGTATTGA
- the LOC134055310 gene encoding keratin-associated protein 10-4-like — MTLPGEAVTSRSWESFEAGPAPQIVTQPIRSRTEGKQRHKVLVTQSVLNVPNWRSKHSQNLPSFSPAGDNSDLNKRCPGAFAPHTPSAPSKNGGESTVENVLVRVEIWGGNILDEPSSGNPQKSSDLSGTEHRWFHDCEDLGFPTQAKETRQRVLAPATLHSSPNTMCSTGCCSTGCCSVVKSKTVCCTPPCKTVCCSPCKTVCCSPCQQSRCCDPCQKTVCCDPCQSCCDPCQKPCCDPCQSCCDPCQSCCDPCQSCCDPCQKPCCDPCQSCCDPCQKPCCDPCQSCCDPCQSCCDPCQKPCCDPCQSCCDPCQKPCCDPCQTVCCDPCQKPCCDPCQSCCDPCQKPCCDPCQSCCDPCQKPCCDPCQSCCDPCQKPCCDPCQTSVCCTKVCQKSVCCVPRPCCCPCGSLSCCSCVVKKPVVVCCTPVRKFCTPCIPIQQCCIKKSC, encoded by the exons ATGACCTTGCCTGGAGAAGCAGTGACTTCACGGTCCTGGGAATCCTTCGAAGCAGGACCAGCTCCTCAAATCGTGACGCAGCCAATCAGGAGCAGAACTGAGGGGAAACAGAGGCACAAGGTTCTGGTGACCCAAAGTGTCCTCAACGTCCCAAACTGGAGGAGCAAACACAGCCAAAATCTGCCCTCCTTCAGCCCAGCAGGA GACAATTCCGACCTCAATAAAAGGTGTCCGGGCGCCTTTGCTCCTCACACACCTTCAGCTCCCAGCAAGAACG GTGGAGAGAGCACAGTGGAAAATGTGCTGGTCAGGGTGGAAATTTGGGGAGGGAACATCCTGGATGAGCCCAGCTCGGGCAATCCCCAGAAGAGTTCAGATCTCTCTGGTACAGAGCACAGGTGGTTCCATGACTGCGAGGATCTTGGGTTTCCAACTCAAGCCAAAGAAACAAGACagagg GTCCTCGCTCCGGCCACCCTTCACTCCTCTCCCAACACCATGTGCTCCACTGGATGCTGTTCCACAGGATGCTGCTCTGTCGTGAAGAGCAAGACCGTCTGCTGCACCCC CCCATGCAAGACTGTGTGCTGCAGTCCCTGCAAGACGGTGTGCTGCTCCCCATGCCAGCAGTCCCGCTGCTGCGACCCTTGCCAGAAAACCGTGTGCTGTGACCCGTGCCAGTCCTGCTGTGATCCATGCCAGAAGCCTTGCTGTGACCCGTGCCAGTCCTGCTGTGACCCGTGCCAGTCCTGCTGTGATCCATGCCAGTCCTGCTGTGACCCGTGCCAGAAGCCCTGCTGTGACCCGTGCCAGTCCTGCTGTGATCCATGCCAGAAACCCTGCTGTGACCCGTGCCAGTCCTGCTGTGACCCGTGCCAGTCCTGCTGTGATCCATGCCAGAAGCCTTGCTGTGACCCATGCCAGTCCTGCTGTGACCCATGCCAGAAACCCTGCTGTGATCCATGCCAGACTGTGTGCTGTGATCCATGCCAGAAGCCTTGCTGTGACCCGTGCCAGTCCTGCTGTGACCCATGCCAGAAACCCTGCTGTGACCCGTGCCAGTCCTGCTGTGATCCATGCCAGAAGCCTTGTTGTGACCCGTGCCAGTCCTGCTGTGACCCATGCCAGAAACCCTGCTGTGATCCATGCCAGACT TCCGTGTGCTGCACCAAGGTGTGCCAGAAGTCCGTGTGCTGCGTGCCCcggccctgctgctgcccctgcgGGTCGCTGTCCTGCTGCTCGTGTGTGGTGAAGAAGCCCGTGGTGGTTTGTTGCACCCCCGTGAGGAAGTTCTGCACCCCCTGCATCCCCATCCAGCAGTGCTGCATCAAgaagagctgctga
- the LOC134055311 gene encoding keratin-associated protein 4-4-like encodes MSGCCGGGSNYSVCCYSSPKTCKRPMCCSPMQCCSPCCTPCCMPMQSCCMPMSCCYTISSNNGGCCGGNNGGCCGGN; translated from the coding sequence ATGTCCGGATGCTGCGGCGGTGGCAGTAATTACTCCGTGTGCTGCTACAGCAGCCCCAAGACCTGCAAGAGGCCCATGTGCTGCAGCCccatgcagtgctgcagcccctgctgcacCCCCTGCTGCATGCccatgcagtcctgctgcatGCCCATGTCCTGCTGCTACACCATCAGCAGCAACAACGGCGGCTGCTGCGGCGGCAACAACGGCGGCTGCTGCGGTGGCAACTGA
- the LOC134055312 gene encoding keratin-associated protein 4-3-like: protein MPNGCCGGGNNYSVCCYSSPQCCKTPMCCSPMQCCSPCCMPMQSCCMPMSCCYTISNNNGCCGGCCGGN, encoded by the coding sequence ATGCCCAACGGATGCTGCGGCGGTGGAAATAATTACTCGGTGTGCTGCTACAGCAGCCCCCAGTGCTGCAAGACCCCGATGTGCTGCAGCCccatgcagtgctgcagcccctgctgcaTGCccatgcagtcctgctgcatGCCCATGTCCTGCTGCTACACCATCAGCAACAACAACGGCTGCTGCGGCGGCTGCTGCGGCGGCAACTGA
- the LOC134055314 gene encoding putative small proline-rich protein 5, with protein sequence MSQCTWWPLRAGAHLGENGTGRMLYQKGGTDHELCQHCSDCGHKGWTWPGSTGHCQNPNPGSLSHDIEGSCQSPPQGCHPAELCPPQPGCCPAPQSCKPRRRVEVSPVPPVCPPPVKIHRRPLEQHRPRPPCPEPDSCGKPRRRVEQCPEHDEEPPVVLQPLPLQHRCPCIRRCPRAVPRCCPPAVPLPPHPGHQQQQQKVTLVPLCVKN encoded by the exons ATGTCCCAGTGCACCTGGTGGCCTCTTCGGGCTGGTGCTCACCTGGGGGAAAATGGGACCGGCAG GATGCTCTACCAGAAAGGCGGCACCGACCAcgagctgtgccagcactgctcgGACTGCGGCCACAAGGGCTGGACGTGGCCCGGCTCCACCGGGCACTGCCAAAATCCCAACCCCGGCAGCCTCAGCCACGACATCGAGGGCTCCTGCCAGAGcccaccccagggctgccacCCTGCCGAGCTGTGCCCACCGCAGCCCGGCTGCTGCCCAGCCCCGCAGAGCTGCAAGCCCCGGCGGAGGGTGGAGGTGAGCCCGGTGCCCCCCGTGTGCCCCCCGCCCGTGAAAATCCACCGGCGGCCGCTGGAGCAGCACCGGCCTCGCCCGCCCTGCCCGGAGCCCGATTCCTGCGGGAAGCCCCGCAGGAGAGTGGAGCAGTGCCCGGAGCACGATGAGGAGCCCCCGGtggtgctgcagcccctgccgCTGCAGCATCGCTGTCCCTGCATCCGGCGCTGCCCCCGGGCCGTGCCCCGCTGCTGCCCGCCCGCTGTCCCCCTGCCACCACATCCcggccaccagcagcagcagcagaaagtcACCCTGGTACCGCTCTGTGTGAAGAACTGA
- the LOC134055325 gene encoding keratin-associated protein 5-3-like, protein MIYSSGRESYFNLNSTWYDPSGSWLDTRRTPFRYGYANCCSSGCQGEGVEGMRGHDYRHYGYRQPRCSERCHGYSGSSGSCHGCVRRPTYSYGASGGCQGYGRSVCSERCQGSSGSCHGGGSSCVRRPTVSYGGSGGCQGYGRSVCAERCHGSGAQGGKPCCGKPMQSIPVQSCPQPVQSCPQPVQSCPPPVQSCPPPVQSIPVQSCPPPVQSCPPPVQSLQSCPCPCPPPIQQGCVPVAKGIPRQQQKQICKVPARKIK, encoded by the exons aTGATTTACTCCTCGGGAAGAGAATCCTACTTCAACCTGAACTCCACCTGGTACGACCCGTCGGGCTCCTGGCTGGACACGCGGCGCACGCCGTTCCGCTACGGCTACGCCAACTGCTGCTCCTCGGGCTGCCAGGGCGAGGGCGTCGAGGGCATGAGGGGCCATGACTACCGGCACTACGGCTACCGGCAGCCCCGCTGCTCCGAGCGCTGCCACGGCTACTCCGGCTCCTCGGGCTCGTGCCACGGCTGCGTCAGGAGGCCAACGTACAGCTACGGGGCATCGGGAGGGTGCCAGGGCTACGGGAGGTCCGTGTGCTCTGAGAGGTGCCAGGGCTCCTCGGGCTCGTGCCACGGAGGGGGGtccagctgtgtcaggaggCCCACGGTGTCCTACGGGGGTTCAGGGGGGTGCCAGGGCTACGGGAGGTCCGTGTGTGCCGAGAGGTGTCACGGGTCAGGGGCTCAGGGTGGCAAGCCGTGCTGTGGGAAGCCCATGCAGAGCATCCCAGTGCAGAGCTGTCCCCAACCAGTGCAGAGCTGTCCCCAACCAGTGCAGAGCTGTCCCCCACCAGTGCAGAGCTGTCCCCCACCAGTGCAGAGCATCCCAGTGCAGAGCTGTCCCCCACCAGTGCAGAGCTGTCCCCCACCAgtgcagagct tgcagagctgtccctgtccctgtccccctccgatccagcagggctgtgttccTGTGGCCAAGGGCATCCCCCGCCAGCAACAGAAGCAGATCTGCAAAGTTCCAGCCCGGAAGATCAAATAA
- the LOC134055263 gene encoding uncharacterized protein LOC134055263 — translation MCSRQDKDQCHQQERASCHSSGSGCHGTSGSGCHGSSGSSCHRSSGSGCHRSSGSGCHGSSGGSGCHGTSGSGCHGSSGGSGCHGTSGSGCHGSSGGSSCHGSSGSGCHGKPQECQQQIYQVSSKMK, via the coding sequence ATGTGCTCCCGCCAGGACAAGgaccagtgccaccagcaggaGCGGGCCTCCTGCCACAGCAGCGGGTCCGGTTGCCACGGGACCAGTGGATCTGGCTGCCATGGGAGCAGCGGATCCAGTTGCCACAGGAGCAGCGGATCCGGTTGCCACAGGAGCAGCGGATCCGGTTGCCATGGGAGCAGTGGTGGATCTGGTTGCCATGGGACCAGTGGATCCGGTTGCCATGGGAGCAGTGGTGGATCTGGTTGCCATGGGACCAGTGGATCTGGTTGCCATGGGAGCAGTGGTGGATCTAGTTGCCATGGGAGCAGTGGATCCGGTTGCCATGGAAAGCCGCAGGAGTGCCAGCAGCAAATCTACCAAGTGTCCTCAAAGATGAAGTGA
- the LOC134055261 gene encoding loricrin-like, with the protein MCSRQDKDQCHRQQRQSSGGCHSSGGGGCHSSGGSSGGCHSSGGSSGGCHSSGGGGCHSSGGSGGCHSSGGGGCHSSGGSSCHGKQQQQQVPQVPQVPQVPQQKMK; encoded by the coding sequence ATGTGCTCCCGCCAGGACAAGGACCAGTGCCACCGGCAGCAGCGCCAGAGCAGCGGTGGCTGCCACAGCTCAGGGGGTGGCggctgccacagctctgggggcAGCTCCGGGGGCTGTCACAGctctgggggcagctctgggggctgTCACAGCTCTGGGGGTGGTGGCTGTCACAGCTCTGGTGGCTCCGGGGGCTGTCACAGCTCTGGGGGTGGCGGCTGTCACAGCTCTGGTGGCTCCAGCTGCCacgggaagcagcagcagcagcaggtgccaCAGGTGCCACAGGTGCCACAGGTGCCACAGCAGAAGATGAAGTGA